The DNA window gaggagaggggagagagagagagagagagaggggaggggggggggggggggaatcgtGCGAGGGAGGTGAGGGGTTTTTGGGCGAGATTTGAGTTTTGGCACCCTCCCGCGCGCCATGGTGTCCGACCAGGAGATCGCCAGCTGCGTCGAGTCCGTCCTCCGCTCGTCGGGgggcgccgccggggaggcctcgctcgccgccgtgctgtcGCAGGCGGAGGCCAAGCTCGGCGTCGACCTCGCACACAAGGCGACCTTCATCCGCGACCAGATGGACCTCTTCTTCGGCCcgcgcctccagccgccgctcgtcgccaaggcccaggcggcggcggcggctgctcctaATCCTCCTCCTCTGGTCGCCGCTCCCGCGCCTGCCATGCCGCAGGTGCAGGTGCAGGCGCAGttgcagcagatgcagcagcagcagcagcagctcgcgGTGCTCCAGCCCCAGCTCATATTCCAGGCCATGCCGCAGCTCCCCGCTGGTGTACCAGGCGGCGCCGCTGGGGCGGTCTCCCCGCAGCCTCCCGTGCCGGCCATGGCGTTCtacccgccgcctcctctggCCTTCCGCGTCACCAGCGGCTTGGCTGGGGTCGCCACTGGTGGGACCGTCTCCTTCCAGCAGCCAGCCCCTGGAACCGGCGGCACTGCTTCCCCCACCGCCGCAGTACAGGCCGCGGGCGACAACAAGGAAAGGTGAGCCACCGGATGAAATTAGGGTTCATTCCCCCAATCGAATCGAGATATATATGGGCAGAATATTTCCGATTCGCTCTTAAATCTAGTTTGGTTGGACAATTAGTTGGTTGTTTCGTTTAATTAGGGCTGCTAATAATAATGACTTTGACTTGAGATTACCTGTTTGCACTCGTGAATTGGCACCTCTAGCTGAGTggggttagggtttagggttcaGTCTCCTAGCAAAGTGATTTTGGTTCCAACTCGTGTACACCAATTTATATACACTATAGCTTTTAGGACACATGCTTGGGATGCCGGTATGGTGGTATCTACTTTTTGACCATATACTATGTTGGTTGTGTAACCATCCATTTGTAGTTATGTTAGTTAGTTTCTATCTCATTTAGTTAACTGGTTGAATATAGTGGAATTTAGGCATGTTTTGTTTGACTGGTGTATTCTGTGTTGAGCTTCAGAAGGTTATAATTAAAAGAAAAGCACAATAGTCCGTTTTATATGTATTTTGTTTGATTGTGGTACCAAGTGCTTGAAGGATATTACAGCTGTTATCCTAGAATGTACAAAATGCTAAATTGGGCTTGCTTTATTTCCTAAGAAGTGAATCTGATAGTTTGGACTTGTGGAATCGTCAGCTTTCTTGCAAGCCACTAAATAGAACTTCCTGCTTTTCCCCCCTGTCTGGATACTGTTTTCTGCCCAGACTGCTCAGCGTGAACTTTTATCTTTTTTCAAACAATGACATTTTGATCCTGCAAACAAAAGGTACAGTCAATTAATTTTGGTTTGTGTCCTTTGGTAGTATGTTGAAAAGCTTTCTTTTTCTTGTATGTGTGTGAATCATagtatttgtaataaaaaaaacatgatcgTTAACATTAGATTCATTGGATCTGTATGCTACATCTATTTTTCATGATGGGATTCTGTACACTGTATAGCTTGTACTGTTGACCTGTTGTAGTGTATTTCCCCTATGAACCAAAGAAATATGTTCCCACTTATTGTATACCAAAACAGAGCTCAATGTTATATAGGTTATAGTTCTTAGTTTTTGCACATTTTCTTATTCACAATCAGTTAAGATTTCTTAGGCCATATAAGTATTATCGCATGATATTATTCTCACTGGATAATATGCAAATGTCACGCTGAATCTATTTTGAAGCTGATATAAAGGTTATTTTGTTCTGCTTGAAGATATACTGGTTTAACCATTAGATTCATGTGTCCTTGGATTGTACATTGATTCAAACCTGTGGAATTTACTCATGCATGCAAACTGATTGGTTTATCATATCTGTATTATTTCCTCTAGTGCTTCAAAGCGGAAACGAGGTGGGCCTGGTGGTTTAAATAAAGTTTGTGCAATCTCACCTGAACTTCAGACTATTGTTGGTGAGACTGTCATGTCAAGAACTCAGGTAATCTCAGCTTTCCCCAATTGTATTAGAGAAAATGGCATCCAATTTAATCCTGTGATAAACTCTTTAATGAATCAACCGAGACAAAGTAACTTGCTTCCTCCATTCAGATTGTCAAGCAGCTTTGGCAATATATTCGGCAGAATAATCTTCAAGATCCTGATGACAAAAGGAAGATAATCTGCAATGATGAACTTCGTGTGGTTTTTGGAACTGACACAACTGACATGTTTAAGATGAATAAATTGTTGGCGAAACATATAACTCCACTTGACCCAAGTACGTTCTTCTGCTTCTTTTGGTCTAGATGTCGCTGCTAATGTTTTGTTCTGATGGAAGTTCCTAATTATGTTTTCTTGGTTCTGCAGAGGATCAAATTCGGGAAGCAAAGAAATTTAAGCCCTCCAATGTAGCCACTCAGCCTATGCCTCTGATTAATCAACCCTCTGTGGTGATTTCTGATGCACTAGCCAAGTTTATTGGAATGGAAGGCACAGTGCCTCAAGATGATGCTTTGAGGTACCTTTGGGATTACATAAAAGCAAACCAACTTGAGGTATGAATATGTTTTAACTTTATATTTATTGTTGCACGATATCGATTTGCTCTTTGCTTCTGATGGATGCAAGTTGGAGCTAAGTATTGGCTGCAAACGCTGGAAAACTTTCAATGTTTTGAAACATCATTGTATTATATATAGTTATAATTGTCCATAAGCAATAGTAGTATTATGGCAGAGACTGAAGAATAATCTGCTGGCTTGTAATTCACCACATTCCTGTTAATGTTAGAGACAACTGAAATAGTGTATTTTGTGTCAAGTTAAAGtgctaatgttttattactACGTCTGtcttttgggggggggggggggggggggaagctGATTGCTTACAGACCTTATCTGATATGTAACACGGTTACTGGATATCTGTTACGCACTACCAGTGTAATTCTTGTTTTATTCTTTTATCCTAGATTAACCTGCCAAGTATCTTAGCAAAGTTGTGTTCTTTCTGTCTCCCTTGTAATCGTTCCAATCTTGAGAATGTGATCCTTAAAGTTGGCCAACTGATATGTGCTTTTTATTCATTTACTGATTTTACACAGGATGCTATTACTGGCTCAATATTATGTGACTCAAAACTTCAGGAGCTGTTCGGCTGCGAGAGCATTCCTAGTTCTGGATTATCAGAGTTGCTTGCTCACCACTTCATTAAGGAAACATAGCATATCCTCATTAACTGGTTAGTTTTCCTTTGTCAAGTGCCATAGCCACTAAATTCTTTGTTAGGTTACACCCGGCGAAAATTTTTCTTTGTTAGGTtacaatatataaaatattaattctCTACTAGTTTGACATTCCCAGTATGATGCTAGTACATCAGAGATTTATCTATTATCTGCTAAATTGATTTGATTTGTTTCGTTCTGTTCTGTTACCTGTCCATGCAGATCTAGGATTGCAGTGGTGCCAGATAGGCCTAACTTTACAATATGGTGTTCTTGACAAAAAAATGGACAGCTAGCTTATGTATCTTTTCTATGCTCTGGATTATGAAGTTTGTCAGAGAAAACCAGATTATTTGTGGTAGCCTGTAATTTTAATTCTACGTAGTGGCTACTGCCGCAGTACTTTGGTGTAACCTCTACAGAATTCGTAGCGTTAGTTTCTAAATGTCAAAATGTCTTTGGCTGACTATGTAAAGTTAAGCTTTTTATTTGAGTGCCAGgttgaactttttaaaaagcTGTAATGGATTCACGACCTCTTGGTTATTGAATGTGTGCCCCCTATATTGGTGTATGTCTTTTAAGGCCAGCGCTGATTTATCTTTACATTCCCCTTTGGTaaagaaggggaaaaggagagCATTTCGGTGCTTGCATTATGAAGATGCGCGTGAGGACCATGTCCATATTCTTGATGATACTTCTACTGTTGAACATCAGTCCAGGTTGCTGCTGAAAGTTAAGTGCAAATCATTAAGGTCTTATTTCTTAACTATTGACAAATTAATTCAAGGTATCTAGTAGACAATCCACAACAGCATTATTGCGTTCTGTGGTTGATATCCATTTTGTAATTTCCATTTTCTGCGTAGGATGGTGTCATGGTGGTACACGTAGAGCATCCCAAGCCCATATGTGAATGTGACATGAGCAATATATTGCCACTTGAACTTAACCTGTTTTTTGCCTGCTAAGACCTAATTAAAACCATTAAGAAATGCAGTGCAGGCCAATTGAATAAGCCTAAATTTTACAACTCTGATCAAACTagctacaaaaaaaaaaaaataagcgcGAATCTGTGGATCCCACTCTCTTTCTTAAAATATCTTTTTGAAACTTTCGCCAACTACACGGGCAAAAAATAGCATTGTGCGTATCATACGTCGAAGAACCAGAACAATATTTGTCAAATCAAAGTGCCAAAACACAAAACGCAAAAAACTAGCTTATTTTGGACTGGAACCCGGCGTCGTCATAGCCGCTGCCAGCGACGGCCAGCAGCTGCACGTCGACGTCATCGAAcgcgtcgtcgtctccgtcgccggcggcgaaggcgacgacgTCGTCCAGCTCCTGCGGTTCCATCACGCTCCTGCTCGCCTTCAGCTGGTCCTCGAACATCTTCTGCAGCCTCTTCCCCTGCTCCTCTATCCTCAGCTGCAGATTTCTCTGAATCTAGCGAGGCACACAAAATTCAGGCATAAAGAAGTTAGTTACATGATTATCAATGATGGCTATATAATTAAGCCGTTCCTTTTCTGAAAATTGTAAAGTATCTAGTGTCAAAGTGTTGGCAAATGATGGAGCTAGCACCTCTAGCTGTTCATGGAGGCGCCTCTGCACGTCGAGCTGAACACGCAGTGCTTCCGTGATTTGCATTCCACTACAGCAAAAAGGCGATTCTTGTTAATATATGCACGCATGATTTGACAGTAGATAGCTAGCAGCACTTGCACTCCATTGGGATTTGGGACTGGTTCGCAAAGCTATTACTACTAGCagacagagagaaagagagatacgTTTTGGGGTCCAGATTCTGCATGTCATTTCCTGTTGCTCTTTTCTCCAGTTGCTTCCCTGAAAAAATTCGACAGTATAGCAGCAGAATGAGGACATGTGTCAGTGGATGAATGGATAGCGAAGCATACCAAACAACAGTAGTAGGATAAAAGCACGGCGTTGAAATGACCTAGAATAAAGCAACACAACGAACGAACGAATCCAGATCCTCCTGAACTCAGGGGATCTGGAATTTATGCTTATCTCTTACAAATGCTGCTACTAATGGAGGATTAACTTCTCTATTTCAGGATTCAGCttagacccccccccccctcccaaccaaaaaaaaaaaaaaacagtaacgAAGTTGTGATGGCTTACCTTCAGATGACGCTGGCATGTACTTCGCTATGCGATATTTCTGCACAGAAAGAAGATGAGAGAAAATTGTTAGATAACTACAGCTCGTTAATTAAACAAACTTCAACTAGATCAACCAATCCCTAGCTACAAATCGACATTAATACGATATCTGTTTGGTTACACATCTATGTCATCTGTTTAAAATCTTTCGTGTGTAGTTGATCAAGTGACCCTGCTTTCC is part of the Oryza glaberrima chromosome 4, OglaRS2, whole genome shotgun sequence genome and encodes:
- the LOC127770357 gene encoding uncharacterized protein LOC127770357, translating into MVSDQEIASCVESVLRSSGGAAGEASLAAVLSQAEAKLGVDLAHKATFIRDQMDLFFGPRLQPPLVAKAQAAAAAAPNPPPLVAAPAPAMPQVQVQAQLQQMQQQQQQLAVLQPQLIFQAMPQLPAGVPGGAAGAVSPQPPVPAMAFYPPPPLAFRVTSGLAGVATGGTVSFQQPAPGTGGTASPTAAVQAAGDNKESASKRKRGGPGGLNKVCAISPELQTIVGETVMSRTQIVKQLWQYIRQNNLQDPDDKRKIICNDELRVVFGTDTTDMFKMNKLLAKHITPLDPKDQIREAKKFKPSNVATQPMPLINQPSVVISDALAKFIGMEGTVPQDDALRYLWDYIKANQLEDAITGSILCDSKLQELFGCESIPSSGLSELLAHHFIKET